In the Parasphingorhabdus halotolerans genome, TTTATCTGGCTTACGAGCAATATGAGCGTGATCTTGATGCATGGCGCCGTCAGTACGCCCCAGAGCAATATCGCGATGCCCGGGACGAGACAATTAACACCGAAGGCCTGACGGGTAATCTAGTGCAACCGGATGAACGTGAAAATCCCGTTGACCTTGGCATTATCGAGCCGCCGACCGGCAACTAATCCTCCGCTTCAGGCATCAAAGCCATATCAATAGCCTTGGCGGCTTTATAAGCGTCCCGTTCCCTAAAACGCTCAGCATAGGCTTTGAAACTGTTGCGCTCCGGCAGAGTACCAAATTGCAATCCCCAATCGACCTGAGAGCCGACATAAACATCGGCCATTGTGAACCTGACGCCGCAAATATATTCGCGATTGGAAAGTGCACCATCGAGGACATCGACAGCTCTCTCCAGATTCCCGTATCCAGCCATTCGTTGCTGATCTTCGGTCGGCGTTATGCCCAAATGCTTATCGGTAATGGCCTGTTCCAGCGGACCAGCCGTAAAAAACAGCCAGCGATAATAATCGGCACGCTCGTTTTCGGTGGGGCTCAGTCCGCTAGCCGGGAATACCTCTGCTAAATATGCGCAAATAGCAGCGCATTCGGTTACTGTCTTGCCGTCGTGAACAATCGCAGGGACTTTACCCATAGGATTGACCTTCAGATAATCAAGGGCCTTCATTGTTGTACCATAATCCAGCAAGACCTGATCATAGTCCGCACCCGCCTCATGCAATGCCCATCTTACAATCTGGCCGCGTGACATCGGGTTAGTGTAAAAGGTGAGGGTCATCGTGCGTCTCCTAATTAACTTCAAGAACATAGTAGGAACATGTGATCGCGAGTCAAGCCCCACCTCATGCGGACACCACGGTAACTTAACAAGTCCGAGGGGTTCGTAGGCGAAAAAAAGCGGCGTAAGACCAGTCCCGCCGCTTTCATTTTCTCAGGGTTTGCGACCCCTTATTTTCAGGAGAATTATTTTGCTTTTGATGGCGTCCTTTTCTTGGGTGCCTTTTTCTTTTTTGCCTTGGGCGCAGCTGGGCTCACCTCAAAGGTTAGTTCGTTATCTTTGAGATGCACCTTTACTTCGCCGCCATTGACCAACTTGCCGAACAACAGTTCTTCAGCCAGCGGTTGTTTGATTTTCTCCTGAATCAGGCGTCCCATCGGGCGCGCGCCATACAGCTTGTCATAGCCGCGTTTGGTTAGCCATTCCTGCGCATCATCGTCCAGCGTAATATGAACATTTTGATCAGCCAGTTGCAGTTCCAGTTCGAGAATGAATTTCTCGACCACACGGGAAACCACTTCTGGTGGAAGATAGGCAAATGGCACAATCGCATCAAGGCGGTTGCGGAA is a window encoding:
- a CDS encoding glutathione S-transferase family protein — protein: MTLTFYTNPMSRGQIVRWALHEAGADYDQVLLDYGTTMKALDYLKVNPMGKVPAIVHDGKTVTECAAICAYLAEVFPASGLSPTENERADYYRWLFFTAGPLEQAITDKHLGITPTEDQQRMAGYGNLERAVDVLDGALSNREYICGVRFTMADVYVGSQVDWGLQFGTLPERNSFKAYAERFRERDAYKAAKAIDMALMPEAED